A genomic segment from Gossypium hirsutum isolate 1008001.06 chromosome D04, Gossypium_hirsutum_v2.1, whole genome shotgun sequence encodes:
- the LOC107959401 gene encoding basic leucine zipper and W2 domain-containing protein 2 has translation MSSKEKPTLGGTRIKTRKRNIAAPLDPSAFADAVVQIYLDNAGDLELVARSIESSDLNFSRYGDTFFEVVFAGGRTQPGTLKPDEGECHPYSIIECEAKRDAILLSVIYIQKILRRRPFLIKNLENVMRRLLQSLELFEENERKKLAIFTALAFSQKLSGLPPETVFQPLLKDNLVAKGLVLSFMTDFFKDYLVDNSLDDLISLLKRGKIEDDLLQFFPSTKRSAEGFSEHFTKAGLVPLVEYNEKKIFEVKLKEMKSALTTQIVEESDMSEVIETVKQRVKDAKLPDIEVIRILWDVIMDAVQWSGKNQQQNANSALRQVKTWAKLLNSFCTSGNIELELIYKVQMQCYEDAKLMKLFPEIVRSLYDQDVLAEDTILHWFRKGTNLKGRQTFVKALEPFVNWLEEAEEEE, from the exons ATGAG CTCGAAGGAGAAACCCACTCTTgg CGGTACGCGGATTAAGACCCGCAAACGGAATATTGCTGCACCCCTGGACCCTTCAGCATTTGCTGATGCAGTAGTCCAGATCTATTTGGATAATGCTGGTGACCTG GAACTTGTTGCCAGGAGCATTGAATCTTCAGATCTTAACTTCTCAAGATACGGTGACACCTTCTTTGAG GTTGTTTTTGCTGGAGGCCGCACACAACCTGGCACACTTAAACCTGATGAAGGGGAGTGCCACCCTTACTCTATCATAGAGTGTGAGGCTAAACGTGATGCCATTTTACTATCTGTGATTTACATTCAGAAAATCTTGCGCCGAAGACCTTTTCTGATAAAGAATCTTGAAAATGTTATGCGAAGACTCTTGCAGTCGTTGGAGCTTTTCGAGGAAAATGAGAGGAAGAAGCTTGCAATTTTCACAGCACTTGCTTTCTCCCAGAAATTATCAGGGTTGCCACCTGAGACTGTGTTCCAGCCATTGCTCAAGGATAATCTTGTGGCAAAAGGGCTAGTTCTTTCATTCATGACAGACTTCTTCAAGGACTATCTGGTGGATAATAGCCTTGATGATTTAATTTCTCTTCTGAAGCGAGGGAAAATTGAGGATGATCTCCTGCAGTTTTTCCCCTCCACAAAGCGATCTGCTGAAGGTTTCTCTGAGCATTTTAC CAAGGCAGGGTTGGTACCCTTGGTTGAATacaatgagaaaaaaatatttgaggTAAAATTGAAGGAAATGAAGTCTGCTTTGACAACACAGATAGTAGAGGAATCTGATATGTCTGAAGTCATTGAAACTGTCAAACAACGTGTTAAAGATGCTAAATTACCTGATATTGAGGTTATAAGGATTTTGTGGGATGTAATAATGGATGCTGTTCAGTGGTCTGGAAAGAACCAGCAGCAGAATGCCAATTCAGCTTTGCGACAG GTCAAAACATGGGCAAAGCTGTTAAATTCTTTCTGCACCAGTGGAAACATTGAGCTGGAACTTATATATAAAGTTCAGATGCAATGCTATGAGGATGCAAAATTGATGAAGCTGTTTCCCGAGATTGTGAGATCTCTCTATGATCAGGATGTCCTTGCAGAAGACACCATTCTTCATTGGTTCCGCAAAGGAACCAACCTGAAGGGCAG GCAAACCTTTGTGAAGGCCCTGGAGCCATTTGTGAATTGGCTGGAAGAAGCAGAAGAAGAGGAATAA